The following are encoded together in the Humulus lupulus chromosome 5, drHumLupu1.1, whole genome shotgun sequence genome:
- the LOC133779140 gene encoding E3 ubiquitin-protein ligase RSL1-like — MEDMMYHCWAFYQDGNFSLVTLALWDPYIEKFKARIFQEPSEMGETFAIGQWDGESTSAAPRSENGQSSNSNNDPSFVCKICAEPKSGSESFSIKGCSHSYCSGCMARYVASKLQDNITRIDCPVSCCTGSLEPEYCHLILPPEVFDRWGTALCEALILGTENFYCPYKDCSVMLIDDGKEVITNSECPSCYRMFCTQCKAPWHEGIECAEFQKLNKDERENEDIMLKNLAQNKKWKRCPTCKYYVERSFGCLFIHCRSHFSFPLEVSFMVSSVINYLISTYSLPFSSTTTNDIHLIACSII, encoded by the exons ATGGAGGATATgatgtaccattgctgggctttttaccaggatgggaacttttcTCTCGTGACTCTCGCATTGTGGGATCCGTAcattgaaaaattcaaggctcgaaTTTTTCAAGAACCGTCTGAAATGGGGGAGACTTTTGCGATAGGACAGTGGGATGGCGAG AGCACCTCAGCCGCACCACGCTCCGAAAATGGGCAGTCTTCAAATTCAAACAACGACCCATCTTTCGTTTGCAAGATATGCGCGGAACCCAAGTCTGGAAGTGAGTCGTTTAGCATCAAAGGTTGTAGCCATTCTTACTGTTCCGGGTGCATGGCCAGGTATGTTGCTTCAAAGCTTCAAGATAACATTACGAGAATCGATTGCCCTGTTTCTTGTTGTACCGGGTCATTGGAGCCTGAGTACTGTCATTTGATACTTCCCCCAGAGGTGTTTGACAGGTGGGGCACGGCGTTGTGTGAGGCTCTGATTCTTGGGACTGAAAATTTTTACTGTCCGTACAAGGATTGCTCAGTGATGTTGATCGATGATGGAAAAGAGGTGATAACGAACTCGGAATGCCCAAGTTGCTATAGAATGTTTTGCACGCAGTGTAAGGCTCCTTGGCACGAAGGGATAGAGTGTGCGGAGTTTCAGAAGTTGAATAAGGACGAGAGAGAGAATGAAGATATTATGTTGAAGAACCTTGCTCAGAATAAGAAGTGGAAAAGGTGTCCAACCTGCAAATACTATGTTGAAAGATCATTCGGTTGCTTGTTCATACATTGCAGGTCacatttttcttttcctttggaaGTTTCTTTCATGGTTTCTAGTGTCATTAACTATTTAATTTCTACTTATTCACTCCCATTTTCAAGTACCACTACAAATGATATACATTTAATAGCTTGTTCAATTATCTGA